From one Salmo salar chromosome ssa09, Ssal_v3.1, whole genome shotgun sequence genomic stretch:
- the LOC106611657 gene encoding beta-crystallin A1-2 produces the protein MHRTTRSPMMQPLVNSGMGIAPFFKVTVFEQEHFQGKCQEFTSECCNIQECGLDVIRSIRVESGAWVGFEHHDFQGQQFILERGEYPHWDAYSGSLSYHVERLMSLRPIYCASHMSSRMMIFERENFMGRSVELCDDYPSLQAMGWSMPEVGSMHVQCGAFVCYQYPGYRGQQYIMECERHSGDYQHWKNWGSHCQTPQIQSIRRVQH, from the exons ATGCACAGAACAACTAGATCCCCAATGATGCAACCCCTGGTCAACTCGGGAATGGGCATAGCTCCTTTCTTCAAG GTGACTGTGTTCGAGCAGGAGCACTTCCAGGGCAAGTGCCAGGAGTTTACCTCTGAGTGCTGTAACATCCAGGAGTGTGGTCTGGACGTCATCCGCTCCATCAGGGTGGAGAGTGGAGC CTGGGTGGGCTTTGAGCACCATGATTTCCAGGGCCAGCAGTTcatcctggagagaggagagtaccCCCACTGGGACGCCTACAGCGGCTCCCTGTCCTACCACGTGGAGCGCCTCATGTCCCTGCGTCCCATCTACTGTGCT tcccacATGAGCAGTCGTATGATGATCTTTGAGAGAGAGAACTTCATGGGCCGCAGTGTTGAGCTGTGTGACGACTACCCCTCCCTGCAGGCCATGGGCTGGTCCATGCCCGAGGTCGGCTCCATGCACGTGCAGTGTGGCGC CTTTGTGTGCTACCAGTACCCCGGCTACAGGGGCCAGCAGTACATCATGGAGTGTGAGAGACACAGTGGAGACTACCAGCACTGGAAGAACTGGGGCTCCCACTGCCAGACCCCCCAGATCCAGTCTATCCGCCGTGTCCAGCATTAA
- the LOC106611656 gene encoding beta-crystallin B1 → MSSDKSKAASQTDGKATQSKKSEMGMMSYKMFVFDQENFQGRMVEISNECMNVCEMGMDRVRSLRVECGPFVGFEQMNLCGEHYILEKGEYPRWDSWSNCQKNDYLLSFRPVRMDPEKHKICLYEVGEFKGRKMEIMDDDVPSLFSYGFTDRVGSIMVSCGTWVGYQFPGYRGSQYLLEKGDFKHFNEYGARHPQFQSVRRIRDMQWHQQGCYTMASK, encoded by the exons ATGTCCAGTGATAAGTCCAAGGCTGCCTCCCAGACCGACGGGAAGGCTACGCAGAGCAAGAAGTCCGAGATGGGCATGATGTCCTACAAG ATGTTTGTGTTCGACCAGGAGAACTTCCAGGGTCGCATGGTTGAGATCAGCAACGAGTGCATGAACGTGTGCGAGATGGGCATGGACCGCGTCCGCTCCCTCCGCGTTGAGTGTGGACC CTTCGTGGGCTTCGAGCAGATGAACTTATGTGGTGAGCACTACATCCTAGAGAAGGGAGAGTACCCCCGTTGGGACTCTTGGAGCAACTGCCAGAAAAACGACTACCTGCTGTCCTTCAGGCCCGTccgcatg gACCCAGAGAAACACAAGATCTGCCTGTACGAGGTTGGAGAGTTCAAGGGTCGTAAGATGGAAATCATGGACGATGACgttccctctctgttctcctacgGCTTCACCGACAGGGTCGGCAGCATCATGGTCAGCTGCGGAAC CTGGGTGGGCTACCAGTTCCCTGGATACCGTGGCTCCCAGTACCTTCTGGAGAAGGGCGACTTCAAACACTTCAACGAGTACGGCGCCCGCCACCCCCAGTTCCAGTCCGTGAGGCGTATCCGCGACATGCAGTGGCACCAGCAGGGATGCTACACCATGGCCAGCAAGTGA